The Coffea arabica cultivar ET-39 chromosome 4e, Coffea Arabica ET-39 HiFi, whole genome shotgun sequence genome includes a window with the following:
- the LOC140005577 gene encoding uncharacterized protein, with amino-acid sequence MLLLENGEVVTDEEDSYKGVPSLGEKDADSSEEIPTNEQLDLVVQKVLTAQVKEENGQQRENIFYTRCHIKGKLNDSGDVRVTKQVEILFRIGRYEDKVLYDVVPMQATHVLLGRPSQYDERTSHDGFTNKYTFMHDNRKVTLVPLTPKQVHEDQVRLQQEHEEQRKLKGAEKSEGKLALNDSALEKRTERKQSMLAKARDVKKALLSYQHLLMIEFEDMFPEEIPDGLPPIRGIEHQINLILGSPLPNKAPYRMSPEETKELQRQVDELLKKGWVHESLSPCAVLIILAPKKDGSSRMCGLQSHQFDNGTLYLPYSTLSYLVLKPSRSYMQKIQILVNAMHNAYNLGWITFLCMMVICFELKNYASLSLLLVHEAHSGSLMGHFGAAKTLVVLQEHFYWPKMRRDVERVVGRCIVCHKAKSKTQPFGLYTPLPVPTTPWIDISMNFVLGLPRSRKGHDSIFVVVDRFPKMAHFIACHKTDDASYIADLFFRGIVRLHGMPRTIVSDRDVKFLSYFWKTLWGKLGTKLLFSTSSHPQTDSQTEVVNRTLSTLLRAIIKKNIKS; translated from the exons ATGCTCTTACTTGAAAATGGAGAAGTAGTGACGGATGAAGAAGACAGCTATAAAGGAGTACCATCGTTGGGAGAGAAGGATGCCGATTCTAGTGAGGAAATACCAACGAATGAACAACTCGACTTAGTGGTTCAAAAGGTGCTAACTGCTCaagtaaaggaagaaaatggccaACAAAGGGAAAACATCTTCTACACACGTTGTCACATAAAAGGCAAG TTGAACGACAGTGGAGATGTGCGAGTCACAAAGCAAGTCGAGATCCTATTCCGCATTGGTCGATACGAGGATAAAGTCCTCTatgatgtcgtgccaatgcaagctACTCATGTGCTATTGGGGAGACCATCGCAATATGATGAAAGAACTAGCCACGATGGTTTCACCAATAAGTACACCTTTATGCACGACAACAGGAAAGTCACACTTGTGCCTCTCACTCCTAAACAAGTGCACGAGGACCAAGTCCGGTTGCAACAAGAACACGAGGAGCAAAGGAAATTGAAAGGAGCCGAGAAGAGTGAGGGAAAACTGGCCTTAAATGATTCGGCCCTTGAGAAGAGAACTGAGAGGAAGCAAAGCATGCTCGCAAAAGCCAGGGATGTAAAGAAAGCTTTACTTTCTTACCAACACTTGCTTATGATA gaatttgaggatatgTTTCCTGAGGAGATCCCGGATGGACTACCTCCCATCCGTGGCATTGAGCACCAAATAAACCTCATTCTGGGCTCACCATTGCCCAATAAAGCCCCCTATCGCATGAGTCCCGAGGAAACCAAGGAACTACAAAGGCAAGTGGACGAACTGCTTAAGAAAGGTTGGGTGCATGAAAGCCTAAGTCCCTGTGCCGTCCTCATCATCTTGGCGCCAAAGAAGGATGGAAGCTCACGCATGTGTGGATTGCAGAGCCATCAATTCGATAACG GTACTCTTTACTTACCTTACTCAACACTaagctacttggttttgaaaccaTCAAGGAGTTATATGCAAAAGATCCAGATTTTAGTGAATGCTATGCACAATGCTTACAATCTAGGTTGGATCACTTTTTTATGCATGATGGTTATTTGTTTCGAGTTGAAAAACTATGCATCCCTCAGTCTATTGTTAGTCCATGAAGCACATTCAGGTAgtctaatgggacactttggtgctGCAAagactttggttgttttgcaggaacacttctattggccaAAGATGAGAAGAGATGTGGAACGTGTGGTTGGTCGATGCATtgtgtgccacaaagctaagtctaagaCTCAACCATTCGGTTTGTATACCCCTTTACCTGTGCCTACTACACCTTGGATCgatatttctatgaattttgtacTTGGGTTGCCTAGGTCTAGGAAAGGACATGATAGCATATTTGTGGTAGTTGACAGATTTcctaaaatggctcatttcatTGCTTGTCACAAAACGGATGATGCTTCTTACATTGCTGATTTGTTCTTTCGTGGGATAGTTAGGTTACATGGCATGCCTAGAACTATTGTTTCTGACAGGGATGTTAAATTTCTTAGCTATTTCTGGAAGACATTGTGGGGAAAATTAGGTACTAAACTGTTATTCTCGACTTCAAGTCACCCACAAACGGATAGCCAAACAGAAGTTGTTAATCGCACTTTATCTACAttgttgcgtgccatcattaaaaagaacattaagTCTTAG